The following proteins are co-located in the Tetrapisispora phaffii CBS 4417 chromosome 4, complete genome genome:
- the TPHA0D04180 gene encoding ammonium transporter (similar to Saccharomyces cerevisiae MEP1 (YGR121C) and MEP3 (YPR138C); ancestral locus Anc_3.475): MTRGDGYLWKETYDGATVAFIILGASLVFFMVPGLGFLYSGLARRKSALSLIWAVLTATLVGMLQWYFWGYSLAFSSSAKDNKFIGNLDSFGFRNVYGGDPETYTTYPEIAFASFQMMFLCVTLSIIAGATAERGRLLPHMVFLFIFATVVYCPIAYWVWAPGGWCYQWGVLDWAGGGPVEILSAVAGFVYSYFLGRRRENLLINFRPHNVSMVTLGTSILWFGWLLFNAATSLEPNLRSVYAFMNTNISAVLGGMTWCLIDFRLEQKWSTVGLCSGIICGLVAATPSSGCITLYGSVIQGIVAGVVCNFATKIKYYLKVDDALDLLAEHGIAGVVGLIFNALFAADWVIGMDGVTRHRGGWLTHNYKQMYIQIAYIAAVSGYCAVVTAIICFVIDKIPGLQLRVDEQAERNGMDEDQIGEFAYDYVEIRRDYYQWGVDTDNNYTTANGISTDDDDTEEDAEATANKTKPTYNTQNNHTEANQESSNEDYSDLSSNIDHNVTTEKVTALNQ; encoded by the coding sequence ATGACAAGAGGCGATGGCTATCTTTGGAAGGAAACTTATGACGGTGCCACCGTAGCGTTCATTATACTGGGCGCGTCTCTAGTGTTCTTTATGGTTCCTGGTCTGGGGTTCTTGTATTCCGGTTTAGCAAGAAGAAAGTCTGCTTTATCACTGATCTGGGCTGTGCTTACAGCCACGCTCGTTGGCATGCTACAATGGTATTTCTGGGGCTATTCGTTAGCTTTCTCGAGCTCTGCAAAGGATAATAAGTTCATTGGCAACCTGGATTCATTCGGTTTTAGAAACGTTTATGGTGGCGACCCAGAGACTTATACAACATATCCTGAAATCGCATTTGCTTCATTCCAGATGATGTTCTTATGCGTGACGTTGAGCATTATCGCAGGTGCCACCGCTGAGCGAGGTAGACTGCTGCCGCATATGGTCTTCCTATTCATTTTCGCCACGGTGGTCTATTGTCCAATTGCATATTGGGTCTGGGCTCCAGGTGGCTGGTGCTACCAATGGGGGGTGCTGGACTGGGCTGGCGGTGGACCAGTGGAAATTCTCAGCGCAGTCGCAGGGTTTGTCTACTCATACTTCTTAGGCAGGCGTAGAGAAAACCTGTTGATCAACTTCAGACCGCATAACGTCTCAATGGTCACTCTGGGGACTTCAATCTTGTGGTTTGGTTGGCTCCTGTTCAATGCAGCAACATCCTTGGAACCAAATTTAAGATCCGTGTACGCATTCATGAACACAAATATTAGCGCTGTGTTGGGCGGGATGACCTGGTGTCTAATCGATTTCAGGTTGGAACAGAAATGGTCCACTGTGGGTCTTTGTTCAGGCATCATTTGTGGCCTGGTGGCTGCGACTCCAAGTTCAGGCTGTATTACTCTCTATGGTTCCGTCATACAAGGTATCGTTGCGGGTGTCGTCTGTAATTTCGCAACTAAGATTAAATACTACTTGAAAGTCGACGATGCCCTTGATTTATTGGCAGAACACGGTATAGCCGGCGTCGTCGGGTTGATATTCAACGCTTTGTTTGCTGCTGACTGGGTCATCGGCATGGACGGTGTCACTAGGCACAGAGGTGGTTGGTTAACACACAACTACAAGCAAATGTACATTCAAATTGCATATATAGCAGCAGTCTCGGGATATTGTGCCGTAGTTACTGCAATCATCTGTTTTGTCATCGATAAAATCCCAGGTTTACAACTGAGAGTAGATGAGCAGGCAGAGAGAAACGGGATGGATGAAGACCAAATTGGTGAATTCGCTTACGATTACGTTGAAATTAGAAGAGATTATTATCAATGGGGTGTCGACACCGATAATAATTACACAACCGCCAATGGCATCTCGACAGACGACGATGACACGGAAGAAGATGCAGAGGCAACTGCTAACAAAACTAAGCCGACTTATAATACACAAAATAATCATACTGAAGCAAATCAAGAATCATCAAATGAAGATTACTCAGAtttatcatcaaatatAGACCATAACGTCACAACAGAAAAAGTGACTGCATTAAACCAATAG
- the TPHA0D04190 gene encoding uncharacterized protein (similar to Saccharomyces cerevisiae KAR3 (YPR141C); ancestral locus Anc_3.479) has product MEILRTPERNHVSKSKIPSPILTSTSPKFFKQRDDDVSDKLSNHITLSYKEKITELNNLQQELYDKKLGFDLLKDELFEEAQKLNFLKLQFDKLQTEKLMKNRRYRNQFIEYTNYSQEQDNKLKVLREGFEINKEQMRIENDSKVNKIMKEYSLKIATLNENQMFSMKKSRENLLDEVEKVNNEIKLLNYDEQFEEAYNAYEVVKRSEWLEEYHASWKSALEETENLNGEKSKLLKRLSLLKKAHKAMKEQTKSLENRLSTLQHESNKIESTISQIRYSIQEKESLIEEFSGVKPQLLQEITNWKKRTLLLDEEFKREESLRRINHNKIQELRGNIRVYCRLRPYIKDEAATSNSDGYIFIKPFDANAGQQRIIVNDLKQLHAFTFDKIFGMQDDNYEVFDDIKNLVQSSLDGYNVCIFTYGQTGSGKTYTMLNEKDGIIMQTIEYIVHFAGNLHKLGWEYELEVEFIEIYNETIRDLLNPEAKHQHVIRHDDKKGTTEVTNTHKITIKLTHNEDDEIAKSAQIRQLIRNGNNTRNTKSTHMNNASSRSHSVFMMKITGHNRITQEHSTGRLNLVDLAGSERLQQQEQITSQETLKETTSINKSLTCLADVIHSMKHRQPYIPFRNSKLTYLLKNSLINKSKTLMYVNISPNINSIRETINSLRLARKVNTG; this is encoded by the coding sequence ATGGAAATATTGAGGACTCCTGAAAGGAATCATGTGAGTAAGAGTAAAATTCCTTCTCCAATTTTGACGTCAACTTCTCCGAAATTCTTCAAACAGAGAGATGATGACGTTTCAGATAAACTTAGCAATCACATTACTTTGAGTTACAAGGAAAAAATCACCgaattaaataacttaCAGCAGGAGTTGTACGACAAGAAACTTGGGTTTGATTTGCTGAAAGATGAACTATTTGAGGAGGCTCAGAAGcttaattttttgaagttaCAATTCGATAAATTACaaacagaaaaattaatgaagaaCAGAAGGTACAGAAATCAGTTCATCGAGTATACCAATTATTCGCAAGAACAAGATAATAAACTGAAAGTATTGAGAGAAGGGTTTGAAATCAACAAAGAGCAAATgagaattgaaaatgattcCAAAGTCAATAAAATCATGAAAGAGTACAGTCTTAAAATCGCAACTTTAAATGAAAACCAGATGTTTAGTATGAAGAAATCGAGAGAAAATCTCCTCGATGAAGTTGAGAAGGTCAATAATGAGATCAAGTTACTTAATTACGATGAACAATTTGAAGAAGCTTACAATGCATACGAGGTTGTGAAGAGAAGTGAATGGCTAGAGGAATATCATGCATCCTGGAAATCTGCTTTGGAAGAAACCGAGAATTTGAATGGGGAGAAATCCAAGTTGTTGAAACGATTGTCGCTGTTAAAGAAAGCCCATAAAGCTATGAAAGAACAAACCAAGTCTTTGGAGAACAGATTATCGACATTACAACACGaaagtaataaaattgaGTCAACAATTTCGCAAATCAGGTATAGTATCCAAGAGAAAGAATCGTTGATCGAAGAGTTCAGTGGGGTGAAACCGCAACTTTTGCAAGAAATTACGAATTGGAAGAAGCGAACCTTGTTACTAGACGAAGAATTTAAGAGGGAAGAGAGTCTTCGACGCATCAACCACAACAAGATCCAAGAACTCCGCGGGAATATCCGAGTTTACTGCCGCTTACGACCTTATATCAAAGACGAAGCAGCGACAAGTAACAGCGATGGCtacatttttatcaaacCGTTCGATGCCAACGCTGGTCAACAGCGTATTATTGTGAACGATCTGAAACAATTGCATGCATTCacttttgataaaatatttggcATGCAAGATGACAATTATGAAGTGTTTGACGACATCAAGAATTTGGTACAAAGCTCCCTAGATGGATACAATGTATGCATATTCACTTACGGACAAACCGGGTCTGGCAAGACATACACCATGTTGAATGAGAAAGACGGAATAATAATGCAAACGATCGAGTACATAGTCCACTTCGCTGGCAATCTGCACAAGCTTGGATGGGAATATGAATTAGAGGTTGAGTTTATCGAGATATACAACGAGACCATCCGCGATTTGTTGAACCCCGAGGCGAAGCACCAGCATGTGATCCGCCATGACGACAAGAAAGGAACAACAGAGGTTACAAACACACACAAGATCACGATCAAATTAACACACAATGAGGACGACGAGATAGCAAAGAGTGCACAAATCCGCCAATTAATAAGGAATGGAAACAACACACGAAACACCAAGAGTACACACATGAACAATGCATCGAGCCGCTCACACAGCGTGTTCatgatgaaaataacaGGCCATAATCGAATCACGCAAGAACACAGCACCGGTAGGTTAAATCTGGTCGACCTTGCCGGATCTGAAAGACTGCAACAACAAGAACAAATTACGTCGCAAGAGACCTTGAAAGAGACCACGAGCATTAACAAATCATTAACGTGTCTAGCAGATGTCATTCATAGCATGAAACATAGACAACCCTATATCCCTTTCAGAAACTCCAAACTAACCTATCTATTAAAGAATTCActaattaataaatcaaaaacattaatGTACGTCAACATATCACCAAATATTAACAGTATCAGGGAAACAATAAATTCCTTGAGGCTCGCTAGAAAAGTGAACACCGGGTAA
- the ASN2 gene encoding asparagine synthase (glutamine-hydrolyzing) 2 (similar to Saccharomyces cerevisiae ASN2 (YGR124W) and ASN1 (YPR145W); ancestral locus Anc_3.483), translating to MCGIFTVYKHENAEAFKPRALQLSKRIRHRGPDWSGNVVKNSTIMAHERLAIVGLDSGAQPITSQDGDHILCVNGEIYNHIQIREQFPDYQFKTLSDCEPIIPLYMKYGAEAPKHLDGMFAWTLYDAKQDRIIAARDPIGITTLYMGRSSKSPKTVYFASELKCLTDDCDSIVAFPPGHVYDSVTDQITRYYTPDWIDENRIANQPLDLMKIRHSLEKAVRKRLMAEVPYGVLLSGGLDSSLIASIAARETEKAMKTASSDSLSSSVNQLTGIDDNGNLRSSGWSRLHSFAIGLPGAPDLIAAKKVAKFIGSVHHEHTFTLQEGLDALDDVIYHLETYDVTTIRASTPMFLLSRKIKAQGVKMVLSGEGSDEIFGGYLYFAQAPSAAEFHTESVKRVKNLHLSDCLRANKSTMAWGLEARVPFLDREFLDLCMNIDPSEKMINQKEGRIEKYILRKAFDTTDEPNEKPYLPDEILWRQKEQFSDGVGYSWIDGLKDTAERVISDELFENPREHWGSDIPTTKEAYWYRLKFDALFPQPTAASTVMRWIPKADWGCAEDPSGRYAKIHEQHIGAK from the coding sequence ATGTGTGGTATCTTTACGGTTTATAAGCATGAGAATGCTGAAGCATTCAAGCCAAGAGCTCTACAATTATCCAAGAGAATCAGACATCGTGGTCCAGATTGGTCTGGTAACGTCGTCAAGAACAGCACTATCATGGCTCATGAAAGATTAGCTATTGTTGGTTTAGACTCCGGTGCTCAACCAATCACTTCTCAAGATGGTGACCATATTTTATGTGTCAATGGTGAAATTTACAACCACATTCAAATCAGAGAGCAATTCCCAGACTATCAATTCAAGACTTTAAGTGATTGCGAACCAATCATCCCATTATACATGAAATATGGTGCCGAAGCTCCAAAACATTTGGATGGTATGTTTGCTTGGACTCTATACGATGCCAAGCAAGACCGTATCATTGCCGCTAGAGATCCAATTGGTATTACCACTCTATATATGGGTAGATCTTCCAAGTCTCCAAAGACCGTCTACTTCGCTTCTGAATTGAAATGTTTAACTGATGATTGTGACAGCATTGTTGCTTTCCCACCAGGTCATGTTTACGATTCTGTTACCGACCAGATCACACGTTACTACACTCCGGATTGGATCGATGAAAACAGAATCGCCAACCAACCATTAGATTTAATGAAGATTAGACACAGTCTAGAAAAGGCTGTTAGAAAGAGATTAATGGCTGAAGTTCCATACGGTGTTCTATTATCCGGTGGTTTGGATTCTTCTTTAATCGCTTCTATCGCTGCAAGAGAAACTGAAAAGGCTATGAAGACTGCCAGCTCAGATTCTTTAAGCTCTTCTGTTAACCAATTAACCGGTATTGATGACAACGGTAACCTACGCTCCTCCGGTTGGTCCCGTCTACATTCCTTTGCCATCGGTTTACCAGGTGCTCCAGATTTAATTGCCGCTAAAAAGGTTGCTAAATTTATTGGTTCTGTTCATCACGAACATACTTTCACTTTACAGGAAGGTTTAGATGCTCTAGATGATGTCATTTACCATTTGGAAACTTATGATGTTACTACTATCAGAGCTTCGACTCcaatgtttttattatccaGAAAGATCAAGGCCCAAGGTGTCAAGATGGTCTTATCCGGTGAAGGTTCTGATGAAATCTTCGGTGGCTACTTATACTTTGCTCAAGCTCCATCAGCTGCTGAATTCCACACTGAATCCGTCAAGCGTGTTAAGAACTTACATTTATCTGATTGTTTAAGAGCCAACAAATCTACTATGGCATGGGGCCTAGAAGCTCGTGTTCCATTCTTAGACAGAGAATTCTTAGATTTATGCATGAACATCGACCCATCCGAAAAAATGATCAACCAAAAAGAAGGCCGTATCGAAAAGTACATCTTAAGAAAAGCCTTTGACACTACTGATGAACCAAATGAAAAGCCATATTTACCAGATGAAATTCTATGGAGACAAAAAGAACAATTCTCCGATGGTGTTGGTTACTCTTGGATTGATGGTTTAAAGGATACTGCTGAAAGAGTTATTTCCGATGAATTATTCGAAAACCCAAGAGAGCACTGGGGCTCCGACATCCCAACTACCAAAGAAGCTTACTGGTACAGATTAAAGTTTGATGCTTTATTCCCACAACCAACTGCCGCTTCTACTGTCATGAGATGGATTCCAAAGGCCGACTGGGGTTGTGCTGAAGATCCATCTGGTAGATACGCTAAAATTCACGAGCAACACATTGGTGCCAAATAA
- the TPHA0D04205 gene encoding uncharacterized protein (similar to Saccharomyces cerevisiae YPR145C-A; ancestral locus Anc_3.484) — translation MFSKMKALFHKPREINNQQGKPTSYVIDEDPLPKRSKKEILKRAVSLKSIHHDKSKKSKNNKPITRYDIFNSHYGEQFHSKVSVIINREETANFFYYTDASSK, via the coding sequence ATGTTTAGTAAGATGAAAGCTTTGTTCCACAAGCCCCGAGAGATAAATAACCAACAAGGTAAACCGACTTCATATGTAATTGATGAGGATCCTCTGCCCAAAAGATCCAAAAAAGAGATTCTGAAAAGAGCagtttcattaaaatcaattcaCCATGACAAATCTAAAAAATccaaaaacaataaacCTATAACGAGATAtgatatattcaattcacATTACGGAGAGCAGTTCCATTCAAAAGTATctgtaataataaatagaGAAGAGACGGCTAATTTTTTCTACTACACTGACGCAAGCAgtaaataa
- the VSB1 gene encoding Vsb1p (similar to Saccharomyces cerevisiae YGR125W; ancestral locus Anc_3.485) yields MPSRKKERRVSSSFSEALSVSLGLQEQGNLRSTERANVKRNAIFDEFPLESTNSLTLPDSMSMKNNTVNINDKLVPDNSKNRTFYNDSIYPPENKTSMKSITVADILHRQTAELSKTFYDSNFTDKDVKDYIDIIDNDVATSNESDSNSTPEPYLGDEYDQHRLAIRTQKSPNIADDEQSRLLTPSSSIIGAELDLEAHYDEFEPVRMDASSINRQNESKLIDFSQILHYFPAAVLGLLLNILDALSYGMIIFPITEPIFANMGTAGISMFYISSIICQYILSGGFSSFPTGIGSEMIEITPFYHTMALAIKNSLDVQEEIISTTIFCYVISSLVTGLVFYSLGKLKLGKIVAFFPRHILIGCIGGVGYFLVVTGLEVTTRVAKVEYSWEFLSYLLSDFNIIGKWLTPILLTTILIFTQHHFQNSLVLPSFYIITIILFHFIVALVPMLSLNKLRDSGWIFPLTNSNDKWFDHYKYFNVYNVSWVLILKQMPTMLALTFFGILHVPINVPALAMSLNIDKFDVDREFIAHGYSNFLSGLFGSVQNYLVYTNSVLFIRAGADSPIAGYLLIVLTAIVMLIGPVIISFIPICIVGSLIFLLGYELLIEALLDTVGKVTFFEYTTIIIIVFTMGIYDFVLGIIVGILLACIKFMVDGTKLQTINTEYDGTIAKSTVYRDFIQSKFLDGIGEQIYLIKLQNVLFFGTIISIEEKIDTLLQLSDSDSSKHRIRYLILDFKNINDDNIDYSAAEGFNRIKRFTHGRHIKLIISSITHTDKIYKAFNKIGLLQDIELFSDLNNGLEWCENKYLEKYRELHEKAKKRLHSRMSILQDKNISSRQINSTSSDGNEYQSSQRLMSLPLNTPRNHQLLSVARNVFKNETQAVSRFKNLDNGEDAFTQLLLQSIRRFRPDVFSESKDIRAQEIKFWTQLAPYFNKIFVETNSTFLNENNFFFLLDSGVIKVTHDLAPGKLSETMLSRTSYGILSSKNNRTYKTHKVTFIPETKSVIWLIDSEGLKKMEKENLKLYSELTLLIMSISDYRFKALLGYTLVNA; encoded by the coding sequence atgCCTTCAAGGAAAAAAGAAAGGAGAGTAAgttcttcattttctgaAGCTCTATCTGTCTCTCTAGGTTTACAAGAACAAGGTAACTTAAGGTCTACTGAAAGGGCTAATGTTAAGAGGAATGCAATATTTGATGAGTTTCCACTCGAGTCAACTAATTCATTGACACTGCCTGACAGCATGtcaatgaaaaataatacagtcaatattaatgataaacTGGTACCCGacaattcaaaaaatagaaCCTTTTATAATGATTCCATATATCCTCCCGAAAATAAGACTAGTATGAAGTCAATAACTGTTGCAGATATTTTACATAGACAAACAGctgaattatcaaaaacCTTTTATGATTCAAACTTCACGGATAAAGATGTGAAAGattatatagatattaTCGACAATGATGTGGCAACATCTAACGAGAGCGATAGCAATTCAACGCCAGAACCTTATTTGGGAGATGAATACGATCAACACAGATTGGCCATTAGGACCCAAAAATCGCCAAATATAGCAGATGATGAACAAAGCAGACTACTGACTCCTTCGTCTTCTATAATTGGAGCTGAACTAGACTTGGAAGCACATTATGATGAATTTGAACCGGTTCGAATGGATGCTAGTAGTATTAATCGACAGAATGAATCCAAGTTAATAGATTTTTCACAAATATTGCATTATTTTCCAGCAGCAGTGCTAGGATTATTACTTAATATTCTAGACGCATTATCATACGGTATGATTATATTTCCAATAACAGAACCAATATTTGCTAATATGGGTACTGCAGGTATATCTATGTTTTATATATCATCCATCATTTgccaatatattttatcagGTGGGTTTTCCAGCTTTCCAACTGGGATTGGCAGTGAAATGATAGAAATTACTCCATTCTATCACACAATGGCATTGGCAATAAAAAATTCGCTTGATGTTCAGGAGGAAATTATAAGCACAACTATCTTCTGTTATGTCATTAGTTCATTGGTTACTGGTTTAGTGTTTTACTCGTTAGGTAAATTGAAATTGGGGAAAATAGTAGCCTTTTTCCCTCGTCATATTTTAATAGGATGCATCGGCGGTGTTGGTTATTTTCTAGTGGTAACTGGTCTAGAAGTTACTACACGAGTAGCCAAAGTTGAGTATTCATGGGAATTTTTATCTTATTTATTGTCCgatttcaatataatcGGTAAATGGTTAACTCCAATACTCCTGACAactattttaatatttactcagcatcattttcaaaattcatTGGTACTTCCCTCATTTTACATAATTACAATAATCCTATTCCATTTCATTGTCGCCTTAGTACCGATGttgtcattaaataaattgagAGATTCTGGGTGGATCTTTCCTCTTACCAACTCTAACGACAAGTGGTTTGATcattacaaatattttaatgtttaTAATGTGTCTTGggtattaatattaaaacaaatgCCTACAATGTTAGCATTGACATTTTTTGGTATTCTGCATGTTCCAATCAATGTCCCTGCATTGGCTATgtcattaaatattgataagtTTGATGTTGATAGAGAATTTATTGCACATGGTTATTCTAACTTTCTTAGTGGTTTATTTGGTTCGGTCCAAAATTATTTGGTTTATACAAACAGTGTGCTATTTATTCGTGCGGGTGCAGATTCACCTATTGCTGGATATTTACTGATTGTGTTAACTGCTATCGTAATGTTGATAGGTCCTGtaattatttctttcatCCCCATTTGCATAGTAggttcattaatatttttattaggATATGAACTACTTATTGAAGCTCTACTAGATACGGTAGGCAAAGTTactttttttgaatatacaacaatcattattattgttttcacTATGGGAATTTATGATTTTGTTTTAGGTATCATTGTCGGTATATTGTTGGCATGCATTAAATTTATGGTCGATGGAACTAAACttcaaacaataaataCCGAATATGATGGAACAATTGCTAAAAGTACTGTATACCGTGACTTTATtcaatcaaaatttttggACGGAATTGGCGAGCAAATATATCTCattaaattacaaaatgttttattttttggtaCAATAATCTCgatagaagaaaaaattgacACTCTCTTACAATTGAGTGACAGTGATTCCTCTAAACATCGAATAAGGTATTTGATACtagattttaaaaacattaacGATGATAATATCGATTATTCTGCTGCTGAAGGTTTTAATAGAATAAAAAGGTTCACCCATGGAAGACACATAAAACTGATCATATCATCTATAACTCATActgataaaatatataaagctttcaataaaattggACTATTACAggatattgaattattttcagATCTTAATAATGGTTTGGAGTGGTGTGAAAATAAGTACCTTGAAAAGTATAGAGAACTTCACGAAAAAGCCAAAAAGAGACTGCATTCTAGAATGAGTATTCTTCaggataaaaatattagttCACgtcaaataaattcaacCTCTTCCGATGGAAACGAATACCAATCAAGCCAAAGATTGATGTCACTGCCTTTGAATACTCCTCGTAACCATCAACTTTTGTCTGTTGCTAgaaatgtttttaaaaatgaaactcAGGCAGTTAGCAGgttcaaaaatttagataatgGTGAAGATGCATTCACACAGCTATTATTACAATCAATAAGAAGATTTAGACCTGATGTATTTTCTGAATCTAAAGATATTAGAGCCCAAGAGATCAAGTTTTGGACACAGTTGGCACCATATTTTAACAAGATTTTTGTTGAGACGAACTCCACTTTTCTAAATGAAAACAACTTCTTTTTCTTACTAGATTCAGGTGTAATAAAAGTTACTCATGATTTGGCACCGGGAAAGCTGTCAGAAACTATGCTGAGCAGAACTAGTTATGGTATTTTATCcagtaaaaataatagaacGTACAAAACCCACAAAGTAACTTTTATTCCTGAAACTAAATCTGTGATTTGGTTAATTGATAGTGAGggtttgaaaaaaatggaaaaagaaaatttaaagttaTACTCTGAATTGactttattaataatgtcCATTTCAGATTACAGATTCAAAGCTCTGCTTGGCTATACATTGGTTAATGcataa
- the TPHA0D04220 gene encoding bifunctional triacylglycerol lipase/ester hydrolase (similar to Saccharomyces cerevisiae YPR147C; ancestral locus Anc_3.488) encodes MTITVFKDSKFPTSILSIKGTYVADELSVDLTKTDKLSPLFVWIPGNPGLLEYYEEFLKLLHVKNPEWDILGISHAGMSSGNSNLKENECSVYTLDEQIHHKIEIINKFAAYGRELIVMGHSVGAFMAQKVVMSNKLEGKVKKIGLLMPTVIDIHLSEKGTQISTILNWIPNLPQLAGWVSEKIFGGFLPITLVKFIISFFMELNNENKAAHATYTFLKDSNFVEQSLGLAKYEMQIIRHDWEFQRELVKMCNVNQIELWTLFAESDHWVSNQTRSELIELYRNSVNSDYYSYSITDQVPHAFVIKNSCHVVDNYF; translated from the coding sequence ATGACTATTACTGTTTTTAAAGATTCGAAGTTTCCGACTTCAATCTTATCTATTAAAGGAACCTACGTTGCAGATGAGCTAAGTGTTGATCTAACAAAAACTGATAAATTATCACCATTGTTTGTATGGATACCAGGTAATCCAGGTTTACTAGAATACTACgaagaatttttaaagttattGCACGTAAAGAACCCAGAATGGGATATACTGGGCATTTCACATGCTGGTATGAGTAGTGGGAATTCTAATCTAAAAGAGAACGAGTGTTCGGTATACACATTAGATGAGCAAATTCATCATAAGATTGagataataaacaaattcGCTGCATATGGTAGGGAGTTGATCGTGATGGGTCACTCTGTTGGAGCTTTTATGGCTCAAAAAGTTGTCATGTCAAATAAGTTGGAAGGAAAAGTTAAGAAAATTGGATTACTTATGCCTACAGTAATCGACATACATCTTTCTGAAAAGGGTACTCAAATATCTACTATATTAAATTGGATTCCCAATTTGCCTCAACTGGCTGGTTGGGTTTCTGAAAAGATATTTGGAGGTTTTTTACCTATAACTTTagttaaatttataatatcatttttcatggagttaaataatgaaaacaaaGCAGCACATGCTACATACACTTTCCTTAAAGATTCAAATTTTGTGGAACAATCTTTAGGTCTAGCAAAGTATGAAATGCAAATAATTAGACATGACTGGGAGTTCCAAAGAGAATTGGTAAAAATGTGCAATGTAAATCAAATAGAGCTATGGACATTATTCGCAGAATCAGATCATTGGGTTTCGAATCAAACTCGTTCTGAATTAATTGAACTCTATAGGAATTCAGTAAATAGTGATTATTATAGTTATTCTATCACTGATCAAGTTCCTCATGCAtttgtaataaaaaattcCTGTCATGTTGTAGATAATTACTTTTAG